The nucleotide window GCTCCCTTTCGGTTCCAGCACGTCAAAGGACTTGGCCGCGCTTTTCTGGCTCGCCCTTCCCACGGCCAGCTCTGCTACCATGATCGGCAGCCCCAGCACCAGCAGGAAGAAAATATAGATCAGGACAAATGCCGCCCCGCCATATTTTCCAGTTACATAGGGGAACCTCCATACATTGCCCAGTCCGATGGCACAGCCCGCTGAAATCAGGATGAAGCCAAGCCTGGATGAAAATTTTTCTCGTTTCATACTCTAAAACCCCTTTCTTCTCCAAGGGGAATCTGAAACGAAAAACCTCTTCGCCCTCGAAGCTATGATATAGTACGTCTGATCAGAGGACTGAGGCCTCCGCCTCGTCCTCCGCGGCTATTATATCATAACTCATGAGCGGTAGTCAGCATTTATTTTCACATAGTCCAAAGTCAGGTCGCACCCCCACGCCGTGGCCGAGAAATCCCCTGCCCCCACATCGGCGATGGCAGTCACTTCCTCCTCTGACAAGATTCTGGTGGCCTCCTCTTCCTCATAGCCGGCAGCCGTACCATTTTCTACTATCTTAAGCTTCCCGGCCCGGCTCAAAAGCCAGATGTCCACCTTTTCCGGATCGAAGGAAACCCCGGAATAGCCGAGAGCACATAGGATTCTTCCCCAGTTGGCGTCCCGGCCGAATACAGCCGCCTTTGTAAGACTGGAGGTGACTACGGCTTTCGCCAGTGTCCGGGCCGCCTCCTTGTCAGGCGCTCCTGACACCTTCACTTCAAATAAACAGGTGGCCCCCTCTCCATCGCCTGCGATCATCTTTGACAGTGTGGTCATCACTTCATGAAGAGCTTCGCAGAACAGTCTGTAATCCTCTCCTTCCTCTGTGATCTCCGGATTTCCGGCCATTCCGTTGGCCAGGAGGACCACGCTGTCGTTGGTGGACGTATCGCCGTCCACAGAGATCATATTAAAGGTATCCTTTACATCGGCGCTCAGCGCTTTCTGAAGCATCTCCCGGGCAATGCAGGCGTCCGTCGTCAGAAAGCAGAGCATGGTAGCCATATTGGGATGGATCATCCCAGATCCCTTTCCCATGCCGGACACCACCGCGGTCTTTCCTCCCAATTCTACCTCCACCGCGATCTCTTTCGGTTTTGTATCCGTAGTCATGATGGCTTCTGCGGCCAGGCGGGCATCCAACCTTTTGCAGCCGAGTATCGGCGCCATCTTACTGATTCCGGACCGGATGGCATCCATGGGAAGCTGTGCCCCGATGACGCCGGTAGATGCCACCAATACCGCTTCCTTCGGTATGCCAAGGGCCTTTCCAGTCTCCGCCGCCATCTCTGTACAGCAATCATACCCTTCTTTTCCGGTACAGGCATTGGCCACTCCGCTGTTCACGACCACAGCCTGGGCAAAAGGACTTTCAAGGACCACCTTCTGGTCCCACTTGACCGGAGCGGCTTTTACCACGTTGGTCGTGAAGACCCCCGCCGTCCGGCAGGGCGCTTCGCTGTATATCAGGGCCATATCCTTCTTCCCGCTCTTTTTGATTCCGGCGTGCACTCCCGCGGCTTTAAATCCTTTGGGCGCTGTAACGCCTCCGTCCACTGTCTTTATCATCTCTTTATCCTTTCTTTCTATCCATATCTCAAGGAAACATCGGAATCTGCATGAGGCCGGTGTTTTCCGGAAGTCCAAACATCAGGTTCATATTCTGCACCGCCTGCCCGGCCGCCCCTTTGACCAGATTATCCAAAGCTCCTATGGCAATGATCCGTCCTGTCCTTTCGTCAATCTTAAAATTCATATCCACGAAATTGCTTCCTTCGACCCATCTGGTCTCCGGATACACTTCCTTTGGCAGGACCCGGATAAAAAATTCCTTTGCATAATATTGATCGTATACCTCTTTTACTTCGTCATAGGATACTTTTTTCAGAAGCTTTGCATAAGCCGTGATCAAAATCCCACGGTTCATCGGCACCAGATGAGGTGTGAAGTTCAAAAGCACCGGCTGGCCTCCCGCATATCCGAGCTGCTCCTCAATCTCCGGAGTATGCCGGTGTGCAGCCACGCTGTACGCCTTGATGCTCTCATTTACCTCACAGAACAGATTCGCTGTCTTAGCGCTCCTTCCCGCTCCCGATGTACCCGATTTGGCATCTATTATAATGGAAGAAACATCCAGAAGCCCCTCCTTTACCAGAGGGTACAGCGTCAGGATGGAACAGGTGGTATAACAGCCGGGGTTGGCCACCAGCCTGGCCTGTTTCACATCCTCTCTGTTGATCTCGCAGAGGCCGTACACTGCCTCCTGTATGTATTCCGGGCTTTTATGCTTGATTCCATACCATTTCTCATAGGTTTCCACATTTTTAATACGAAAGTCCGCGCTCAGATCCACGATTTTCGTCCCGGAAAGGATACCGTCGTTCACTAAGGAAGCGCACAGCCCCTGAGGGGTGGCGGTAAATACCACGTCCGCCTGCCCGGCCAGCTCTTCCATATTATCGTCCAGGCATTTTTCATCTACGATCCGGAACATGTTTCTGTAGACAGACGCATATTCCTGTCCCACATAACTTCTGGAGCCATACCAGATGATCTCCGTGTCCGGATGCCCCAATAAAAGCCTTGCAAGCTCCGCGCCGGCATATCCGGTGGAGCCGATGATTCCTGCCTTGATCATAGTCCTCTTCCTTTCTGAGTCCGTATATTTTATGCAGTCCTCCGCATATTTTTTCGGTTTTCCTGCATATTTGCCTGCGTTCCTGTCTGAACAATTTATAATTATACATTATCATTGAATAATATGCAATAACTTTTTAAAATTTTAATTTAGGGCTTGCATTTTCTTGAAATATGTTGTATATTTATACCTGCGACCTACAGAAGCATAGAAACAAAAACAAAAGATGTATGCGTTTTTTATGAGGAGGAATAAATTATCATGAAGGAAAAAGAAAAAGTAATTCTCGCGTATTCCGGCGGTCTGGACACTTCTGTCCTGATTCCCTGGTTAAAAGAAAACTACGATTACGAAGTGGTCTGTGTCTGCATCGATGTCGGACAGGGAAATGAACTGGACGGCCTGGAAGAAAGAGCGATTTCCACCGGCGCTTCTAAATTATATATCGAACATGTCGTAGACGAGTTCTGCGATGACTATATCCTTCCCTGTATCAAAGCCGGCGCCGTATATGAGCACAAATATCTGCTCGGCACCGCCATGGCAAGACCGCTGATCGCTAAGATCCTTGTGGACATCGCCAAAAAGGAAGGCGCTGTCGCAATCTGTCACGGCGCTACCGGCAAAGGCAACGATCAGGTACGTTTTGAGCTGGGAATCAAAGCTTTGGCTCCCACGCTGAAGATCATCGCTCCCTGGAGAATCTGGGATATGAAATCCCGTGAAGATGAGCTGGAATACTGCCAGCGCCACGATATCAAGCTTCCGTTTAAAGCGGACAACAGCTACAGCCGTGACCGGAATATCTGGCACATCAGCCATGAAGGCCTGGAGCTGGAGGATCCTGCCGCCGCTCCCAACTTTGACCATATGCTGGTTCTCGGACAGACCCCGGAGAAAGCTCCCGATGAAGCAGAAACCATATCCATAAAATTTGAGGCAGGCAAACCGGTCGCTCTGAACGGTAAAGAAATGAAACTGTCCGATATCATCACTGAGCTCAACAAGCTGGGCGGAAAACACGGCATCGGCATCGCCGATATCGTAGAAAACCGTATGGTGGGCATGAAATCCCGCGGCGTTTATGAGACTCCCGGCGGAACCATCCTCATGGAGGCTCACGACCAGCTGGAAGAACTGATCCTGGACAAAGAGACCCTGGCTATGAAAAAGGATGTGGGAAATAAATTCGCTGATATCGTTTATTCTGCCAAATGGTTCTCTCCTCTGCGCGAGGCATGCCAGGCATTTGTAGAATCCACTCAGAAATACGTGACCGGGGAATGTAAATTGAAGCTCTATAAGGGCAATATCATCAAACAGGGAACCACCTCTCCCTACTCCATGTACAATGAGAGCATTGCTTCCTTCACCACCGGCGACCTCTACAATCACCACGACGCGGAGGGCTTCATCAACTTGTACGGACTTTCTACCATGGTGCGCGCCATGAAGATGCATGAGATTTCCCAAAATAAGGATTGATCGATCATAAGCAACCGGTATCACAAACTCACATAATCATAATAAGGCCCCCGTCAGTTTCCCTCTGACGGGGGCCTTAGCCGTTAAAAGAATTTTTTCTTTTTCAATATCCAGAAGCTGATGCTCACGATGATCAGGCAGATCACACATATGATCGGATAACTATACCGCCACTGTGTTTCCGGCATATATACAAAATTCATGCCATACCATCCGGCGATCAGGCTGAGCGGCATGAATATAGTCGTGACTACAGTCAGCACCGCCATGCTCCTGTTCTGGCGGACCTCGATCTGAGTCTGGTATATCTCTCTCACCTCCAGTGCGTATTCCCGGAGCATCTGCGCTTCCTCGGCCAGCCTCCCGCACCGGTCGTTGAAAATCTGGAACATCCTGCCGGCGTCCTCATGGAAAAAACCGTTCTGATTCTCCTGCATTTTGCTCCCTATCTCCGCCAGCTGCGCATAATACCGGTGGAGAGCAAAGGCTTTCTTCATGATCTCCATCGGCTGATGGGAGGATCTGGAAAGCCTTGCGTCAAGAGCTTTTTCTTCCATATCGTCTATCTGATTTTCCAGCTCATCCAGAAACGCCACATCCTCTTCGATAAGCCGCTCCAGAAAACTGTAGAAAAAATGTCCCATGGACACATGGCGCCAGCTCCTGCCCTCGCTCATCTGTTCCAGGATCCCGCTGATAAAACCGGTATCGTCCAAAAAGACAATACGCTTATCCCGGATGCAGAAAGCCGCCCTGTCATAGGCCTGGCTGTATTCCTTCCTGGGTACGGATAGAGCGCCGACGATCATATCCGGATACACCTCTGCTTTACAGAACCTTGCGTCCTTAAGGCGCATGAGGACCTGTGACTCCGCCCCTTCCAGGATACTGCACTTCTCGATGTCCCCAAAGGGAACCACCGCAGCCAGATTCCCCTCCCAGCCCGCGGCTTCCTCTTCTGAAACTGCCTGCAGCTTCTCCTTGATCTCATAGCATATCATGCAAATCTACTTCTCCTGTCCTCCGGCTAGCGAATGAAATTAGTCCGCACCTGTGGCTCCGAATCCGGCGGCTCTATCCCGTTTTTCTTTCCAATCTCGATGCACTTCAAAAGCCATGCCATATTCTTCGCCAAAGTTTCCATAATCTGCATCCCTTCTTCATCCTTTGGAGCATCCTCCGGGATATTTCCATGCACCATATTCCAATACTGGGAGGATACAATGGGCATGCAGGAAATGGTCATGTACTTATTCATCTGGTCCAGGGCGGCCGTGGTCCCTGCCCGCCTCGCACAAGCCACCGCGGCGGCCGGCTTGTAACGGAATAAATCGCTCCCCGCATAGAACGCCCTGTCCATAAAGGCAGTCATAAGGCCCGATGCCGAAGCATAGTGGACCGGCGTTCCAAAGATAAATCCGTCCGCTGTCTCCGCCTTTTCCAGCGCCTCATTCACCGAATCGTCGTAAATACAGCGGTTGTTCCCTTTTTTCTTACAGACACGACAGTCGATGCAGACACTCTGAAGACTTCCCACATGAAAAATTTCTGTCTTGATCCCCAGCTGCTCCAGTGTATCGGCGGCCTTCTTCAGCGCAGTGTAGGTCGTTCCCCTCTCATGGGGGCTTCCATTGATCAGCAATACCTTCATATTCTATATATACCTCCTATCTGTCCTATTATACAAATCATAAAACCTGTAGTTTCATAAGTCAAGCAAATGATAAAAGCTCTGCCGCTGACCGGACAGAGCCTTTATCCTTTTATTTATTTATGGACGCACGTTTTCTCATCCTGGGATCCAGAATCTTCTTGCGGAGGCGAAGATGCTTCGGCGTAACCTCTAAAAGCTCGTCGGTATCCACAAAGTCCAGCGCCTGCTCCAGGCTCATGACGATGGGCGGAGTCAGTTTCAGCGCATCGTCAGAACCAGAAGAACGGGTATTGGTCAGATGCTTGGTCTTGCACACATTGACCTCAATATCCTCCGCTTTCGCATTGGAGCCGACCACCATTCCGCTGTAAACCTTTTCGCCGGCCCCTATGAAGAGGTTTCCTCTTTCCTGAGCGTTGAAAAGTCCATAGGTGACACTCTCTCCGCTTTCAAAGGCGATCAAAGAACCCTGCCTGCGGTATTGAATATCCCCCTTATACGGCGCATATCCGTCAAACAGCTGATTCATGACGCCGTTTCCTTTTGTATCGGTCAGGAAATCTCCCCGGTATCCGATAAGGCCTCTGGAGGGTATGGAAAATTCCATCCTGGTGTAGCCTGTCCCGGAAGGCGACATCCCCTGCAGCTCCCCTTTACGGAGAGACAGCTTCTGGATGACCGTGCCTGAAAACTCATCGGGCACATCAATATATACCAATTCCATGGGCTCCAGCTTCCTGCCCTTTTCATCCTGTTTATAGATGACCTCCGCTTTGCTTACGGCAAACTCATATCCTTCCCGCCGCATATTTTCTATCAGCACGGAAAGATGAAGCTCTCCTCTTCCGGATACCTTGAACCGATCGGCGTCCTCCGTCTCTTCCACCCTCAGACTGACATCCGTATTCAGTTCCCGGAACAGACGATCCCTGATGTGGCGGGATGTCACGAATTTCCCTTCTGTCCCAGCCAAAGGACTGTCATTCACCATAAAGTGCATGGCAATGGTAGGCTCTGATATCTTCTGGAACAGGATGGGCTCCGGATGCTCCGGAGAGCATAGGGTGTCCCCGATATGCAGATCCGAGATGCCGGAAATGGCCACGATGGAGCCGATTCCCGCCTCCGCCACTTCTACCTTGTCCAGGCCGTCGAACTCGTACAGACGGCTGATCTTCACCTTTTTACACTTTTCCGGATCGTGGGCATTTACAAGGGCTACCTCCTGATTCACCTTCAAAGATCCGTTATCCACCTTGCCAACGCCGATCCGGCCCACATATTCATTATAATCAATGGTGCTGATCAGTACCTGAGTATCCGCGTCGGGGTCTCCTTCGGGGGCGGGGATATGATTCAGGATCGTATCGAACAGAGGCTTCATATCCTTCTTTTCCCCGTTCAGATCCAGCATCGCATATCCGCTCTTAGCCGATGCGTATACGAACGGGCAGTCCAGCTGCTCATCGGATGCGTCCAACTCTATGAGAAGTTCCAATACTTCATCGATGACCTCGGCAGGCCGTGCCTCCGGCCTATCAATCTTGTTGATACAGACAATCACAGAAAGATCAAGCTCCAGCGCTTTCTGCAGCACGAACTTTGTCTGCGGCATCGCGCCTTCGAAGGCGTCCACCACCAGGATAACGCCGTTTACCATTTTCAGCACACGCTCTACTTCTCCGCCAAAATCCGCATGTCCGGGGGTGTCGATGATATTGATCTTCGTACCTTTATAAAACACCGCCGTATTTTTGGACAGGATGGTGATCCCTCTCTCCCGTTCGATGTCGTTGGAGTCCATCACCCTTTCCACGACCTCCTGATTGACACGGAAAACACCACTCTGCTTCAGAAGCTCGTCCACCAATGTGGTCTTCCCGTGGTCAACATGGGCGATGATCGCAATATTTCTTACATCTTCTCTTGTAGTCTTCATGACTTTCCTGCTTTCTTCTTCATTTCCGGATCTCTGTAATACCCGTCTTTGCACATTTCCCTATATTAGCACACTATATCCTGTGTTTGCAAGAGAAAATTAGCCGTTTTCCTCAGTTTTCCCCGACTTTATATGGACATCCAGCTGTCCGAAGGGAATCGTGATCCCTTTTTCGTCAAACGTCAATTTGACCGCTTCCGTCAGATTCCACTTGCACTTCCAGTAATCTTCCGTCTTTACCCAGCACCGACAGCCCAAAGTGACCGCGTTCTCACCCAGAGACGACACATAGGAAAAGTGCTCTTCTTTCTCAAGGACCAGCGGCTCCGCCTCTACCAGACTGATCAGTATATCTTTTGCCTTCTTAAGGTCTGAATCGTAAGAAATCCCGACCTTCATATCCAGCTGCCGTTTTTCCTGGGCCGTCACATTTGTCATGCTGCTGTTGGCCAGATTCCCGTTGGGCACCATGATGATACGGTTGTCCAATGTGACCAGCTCTGTATATACCAGGCCGATGCTCCGGACTGTTCCTTCATTTTTATTGCTGTCCTCTATGATATAATCCCCGACCTTAAAGGGTTTAAGAATCAGGATCAGAAGACCGCCTGCAAAATTCCCAAGGCTTCCCTGCAAAGCCAGGCCGAGAGCCACTGTGACGGAGCTGGCGATGGCGGCGAAGGATGTGGGCTGTACGCCCGCGACGCCCAAGATTATCAGGATCAGGAGAATATAACCGATGGCCCTTACCAGGTACTTCACAAATTTGCGGACCGTGATCTCCGCGCCGGCCCGTTCCATGGAACGCTCCGTTATTTTTACGGCTGTCCGGATGATCTTTCTCCCGATAAAGAACAAAAGAAGTGCGAGTATTGCCTTGATGCCGAAGATCGCCGCCTTGATCGGCAGGCTGTCAAGCATCTCCTTGAACTGCTTTCCATAGGTGTTTCCTATCTGTTCCACAGCGGCTGCCACATCGGCCGCCGCTGTCTCCTCTGTCCGTAATATCATCATGGACTATGCTTCCTCCATCATCGCCTTCTTGATCTTCTCAATTCCGGCGGTCTTTCCAGCAGACTTTTTCGCTTTCTTTTTGGCTGCAGCATTTCCCTTTACCTGCTCCAGGACCGGGATATACTGGAAAATCTGGATGCCGAGAGGGGCTGCCTTGATGGTGATCGAGTTTTCCCTTTCATCGTGCTCCACATTTTTAGACTGTTTCACCCTCGGATTCACAACTCCGGTACCGCCGTATTTTAAAGCGTCGCTGTTCAGGATCTCCTTGTATTTCCCCGGGAATGGAACGCCCACCTGATAGGCCTCATGGACCACCGGCGCAAAATTGCAGACTACCAAAAGTGTATCTTCCGCTTTTCTGCCTTTCCTCAGGAACACCGCCATATTTTCTTTGGAATTGGTACAGTCGATCCATTCAAACCCATCCGGATCGTCATCCAGCGCATATACCGCGGGATGTTCCAGATAGAGCTTATTCAGGTCCTTTACATACGCCTGAAGCTTTTTGTGAATCTCATAGTTCAGCAGATACCACTGGAGCCCCTCGCTCTCATTCCACTCATCCATCTGCCCGAATTCCTGTCCCATGAACAAAAGCTTTTTCCCCGGGTGCATCATCATGAATCCATAAGCCGCCCGTACATTGGCAAACTTTGACTCAATGGCCTCTCCCGGCATCTTCCCCACCATGGAGCCCTTTCCGTGGACCACCTCGTCATGGGACAGGACCAGGATAAACCGCTCACTGTAGGCATAGATCAGGCTGAACGTCATCTCTCCGTAATGATAAGTCCTGTAAATGGGATCGCACTGCATGTAACCCAAGAAGTCATTCATCCATCCCATATTCCATTTATAGTCGAAGCCCACGGCTCCGTCTTCCACATCGCCGGTGATCCTGGGCCACGCAGTGGACTCCTCCGCGATCAGCACCGTGGGAACCTGCTTTTTCTTAAAGATGGAATTCAGATGCTTGAGCATTTCCAGGGCCTCAAGATTTTCATTTCCGCCGTAAATATTTGGAATCCACTCTCCGTCATTTTTTCCATAATCCAGATACAACATGGAAGCCACCGCGTCCATCCGGATACCGTCGGCGTGGTACTCCCTCGCCCAATAAAGGGCGTTGGCAATCAGAAAATTGGATACCTGAGGCCGCCCGTAATTGAAGATCAGAGTCCCCCAATGGGGATGTGCCCCTTTTCTCGGATCCTTGTGCTCGTAAAGGCCAGTCCCATCAAAATCCGCAAGGCCGAAGGTATCTCTGGGGAAATGCGCCGGCACCCAGTCCAGGATCACGCCAATTCCCGCCTGGTGCATCGTGTCGATAAAGAACCGGAAATCATCCGGCGTCCCATAACGGCTGGTAGGAGCATAATAGCCTGTCACCTGATATCCCCAGGATTCATCCAGCGGATGCTCCATCACCGGCATCAGCTCCACATGGGTATATCCCATCTCTTTTGCATAAGCGGCCAGCTCCGGAGCAATCTCCCTGTAATTATAGAAGGGATTTGACTGATCGTCCTCCGAATCCTCCCGTTTCTTCCATGATCCCAGATGTACCTCGTAAATATTCATCGGACCGGCGGTCAATGTTCCCTGTTTTGCCGCTTTTTTCCGGTCGGCCATCCAGTCTCCGTCGCCCCATTCGTATTTTCCCAGATCATATACGATGGAAGCGGTAGCAGGCCTGAGCTCCGCGTAATTGGCATAAGGGTCCGCTTTCAGGCAGGGATTTCCTCCTTTGAATTTCACTTCATATTTATATATCTCCCCGGCGGCGATGCCGGGAATGAACAGCTCATAGACGCCGGAATCTCCCAGCCTCTGCATTTGATGGCGTCTGCCATCCCACAAGTTGAAATCCCCTACGACGCTGACCCGCATAGCGGACGGCGCCCACACGGAAAACAGCACCCCCTCCACACCGTCCCGTACCATGGGATGTGCTCCCATTTTCTCATAGATCTCATAATGGATC belongs to Qiania dongpingensis and includes:
- the argJ gene encoding bifunctional glutamate N-acetyltransferase/amino-acid acetyltransferase ArgJ; protein product: MKTVDGGVTAPKGFKAAGVHAGIKKSGKKDMALIYSEAPCRTAGVFTTNVVKAAPVKWDQKVVLESPFAQAVVVNSGVANACTGKEGYDCCTEMAAETGKALGIPKEAVLVASTGVIGAQLPMDAIRSGISKMAPILGCKRLDARLAAEAIMTTDTKPKEIAVEVELGGKTAVVSGMGKGSGMIHPNMATMLCFLTTDACIAREMLQKALSADVKDTFNMISVDGDTSTNDSVVLLANGMAGNPEITEEGEDYRLFCEALHEVMTTLSKMIAGDGEGATCLFEVKVSGAPDKEAARTLAKAVVTSSLTKAAVFGRDANWGRILCALGYSGVSFDPEKVDIWLLSRAGKLKIVENGTAAGYEEEEATRILSEEEVTAIADVGAGDFSATAWGCDLTLDYVKINADYRS
- the argC gene encoding N-acetyl-gamma-glutamyl-phosphate reductase: MIKAGIIGSTGYAGAELARLLLGHPDTEIIWYGSRSYVGQEYASVYRNMFRIVDEKCLDDNMEELAGQADVVFTATPQGLCASLVNDGILSGTKIVDLSADFRIKNVETYEKWYGIKHKSPEYIQEAVYGLCEINREDVKQARLVANPGCYTTCSILTLYPLVKEGLLDVSSIIIDAKSGTSGAGRSAKTANLFCEVNESIKAYSVAAHRHTPEIEEQLGYAGGQPVLLNFTPHLVPMNRGILITAYAKLLKKVSYDEVKEVYDQYYAKEFFIRVLPKEVYPETRWVEGSNFVDMNFKIDERTGRIIAIGALDNLVKGAAGQAVQNMNLMFGLPENTGLMQIPMFP
- a CDS encoding argininosuccinate synthase, translated to MKEKEKVILAYSGGLDTSVLIPWLKENYDYEVVCVCIDVGQGNELDGLEERAISTGASKLYIEHVVDEFCDDYILPCIKAGAVYEHKYLLGTAMARPLIAKILVDIAKKEGAVAICHGATGKGNDQVRFELGIKALAPTLKIIAPWRIWDMKSREDELEYCQRHDIKLPFKADNSYSRDRNIWHISHEGLELEDPAAAPNFDHMLVLGQTPEKAPDEAETISIKFEAGKPVALNGKEMKLSDIITELNKLGGKHGIGIADIVENRMVGMKSRGVYETPGGTILMEAHDQLEELILDKETLAMKKDVGNKFADIVYSAKWFSPLREACQAFVESTQKYVTGECKLKLYKGNIIKQGTTSPYSMYNESIASFTTGDLYNHHDAEGFINLYGLSTMVRAMKMHEISQNKD
- a CDS encoding magnesium transporter CorA family protein yields the protein MICYEIKEKLQAVSEEEAAGWEGNLAAVVPFGDIEKCSILEGAESQVLMRLKDARFCKAEVYPDMIVGALSVPRKEYSQAYDRAAFCIRDKRIVFLDDTGFISGILEQMSEGRSWRHVSMGHFFYSFLERLIEEDVAFLDELENQIDDMEEKALDARLSRSSHQPMEIMKKAFALHRYYAQLAEIGSKMQENQNGFFHEDAGRMFQIFNDRCGRLAEEAQMLREYALEVREIYQTQIEVRQNRSMAVLTVVTTIFMPLSLIAGWYGMNFVYMPETQWRYSYPIICVICLIIVSISFWILKKKKFF
- a CDS encoding flavodoxin family protein, which gives rise to MKVLLINGSPHERGTTYTALKKAADTLEQLGIKTEIFHVGSLQSVCIDCRVCKKKGNNRCIYDDSVNEALEKAETADGFIFGTPVHYASASGLMTAFMDRAFYAGSDLFRYKPAAAVACARRAGTTAALDQMNKYMTISCMPIVSSQYWNMVHGNIPEDAPKDEEGMQIMETLAKNMAWLLKCIEIGKKNGIEPPDSEPQVRTNFIR
- the typA gene encoding translational GTPase TypA, with the translated sequence MKTTREDVRNIAIIAHVDHGKTTLVDELLKQSGVFRVNQEVVERVMDSNDIERERGITILSKNTAVFYKGTKINIIDTPGHADFGGEVERVLKMVNGVILVVDAFEGAMPQTKFVLQKALELDLSVIVCINKIDRPEARPAEVIDEVLELLIELDASDEQLDCPFVYASAKSGYAMLDLNGEKKDMKPLFDTILNHIPAPEGDPDADTQVLISTIDYNEYVGRIGVGKVDNGSLKVNQEVALVNAHDPEKCKKVKISRLYEFDGLDKVEVAEAGIGSIVAISGISDLHIGDTLCSPEHPEPILFQKISEPTIAMHFMVNDSPLAGTEGKFVTSRHIRDRLFRELNTDVSLRVEETEDADRFKVSGRGELHLSVLIENMRREGYEFAVSKAEVIYKQDEKGRKLEPMELVYIDVPDEFSGTVIQKLSLRKGELQGMSPSGTGYTRMEFSIPSRGLIGYRGDFLTDTKGNGVMNQLFDGYAPYKGDIQYRRQGSLIAFESGESVTYGLFNAQERGNLFIGAGEKVYSGMVVGSNAKAEDIEVNVCKTKHLTNTRSSGSDDALKLTPPIVMSLEQALDFVDTDELLEVTPKHLRLRKKILDPRMRKRASINK
- a CDS encoding mechanosensitive ion channel family protein, producing MMILRTEETAAADVAAAVEQIGNTYGKQFKEMLDSLPIKAAIFGIKAILALLLFFIGRKIIRTAVKITERSMERAGAEITVRKFVKYLVRAIGYILLILIILGVAGVQPTSFAAIASSVTVALGLALQGSLGNFAGGLLILILKPFKVGDYIIEDSNKNEGTVRSIGLVYTELVTLDNRIIMVPNGNLANSSMTNVTAQEKRQLDMKVGISYDSDLKKAKDILISLVEAEPLVLEKEEHFSYVSSLGENAVTLGCRCWVKTEDYWKCKWNLTEAVKLTFDEKGITIPFGQLDVHIKSGKTEENG